The Parus major isolate Abel chromosome 8, Parus_major1.1, whole genome shotgun sequence nucleotide sequence AGGgtctggctgctggagcagcactgggggtCTGGCTGCAAAGCAGTGTGCTCAGCTTACTCAGCCTGGGGGGTTTCCCCACGGCAGGGGTGTCCCAGGCTGTACCTGGGTACACACAGAGCTGGATgccagcaaagcccagctctgggctggccCTGCTATACCCACGTGTAATAATTAATGAACACTTAAGCCCATTAACAAGAAGTGCTCAGCCATCATCCCTGTCCCTCAGGCAGCATCAGCTGCAGCCCCGTGAGCCTGGGAAAATGCAGTTCTGCTTGTCCTGGGGAACCTCATGTAGGGAGTCAAAGTGTTCCTGTGGAGAGATGGGAGCTCAGAACCAAGAGAATTAAGGTGCAGGAGTGACTCTGGGAATGCAGTGGGGAAGGAACTCTCTGAAGGTGCCTTTGAGGAGTGACCACTCTGTATCATTTTCAAGAAACGCCcctttgaaaagcattttggtAACCCAAATCAGAGGCCGAGCACTTTTGGGAAATCCCCTCTGATGGATCCAGGATCTGCTCTCCTCTTTCTAACCCATCCTCCAGCCAGCAGAATGCAAAGGAGCTGGACCATGCAGGCTTCCCAGCTGCCCTCTGCCACGGCTGCTCCCCCTGCTCAGGACTGTGGCTTAGTGCGAAAAGGAGaggctgaaaaaataataagctTCTCTCAGTTCTCAAGTGCCTGCAAGCTGACAGGAAAGGGACAGGGGATCTTCTGAGAGCTCATTGCCAAGAGGAAAAGCAACCCCCCTGCATCTGGAGAGACACTGGCTCTGCTCCAGTCAGAGGGGCAGCACAGCTTGTAAGGGGAGAGTATCCAGAGTAACCATTGCTCTCTGGTGGAGGGGTCTTCTTTGGGGACTGAAGCCAGTGGCTGTGCTGCTATATCATGTTACCCTCTTGCCTGTTACAAACATGTCCTGTGGGATTATTAgtcctgtggcagcagggaggaagcTTGAGGAAGACATGTGAGAGAAACTGCTGACAGGAAAACTGAGGAGGATCCTCCCTATCTGGACAGGGCGGGCAGCAAAATGAGCCAAACAACTCGGTGTGGATGTCACCAGCCTCTCCTCACTGGCTGGTCTTCATTGCCCCAAACCAGCCTGAAGTGCTTCAGTGCTGCCAGGCACACCAACCTCttgctgcccaggctgggctgggagcagcctgcagctggcCCTTGTGGCAGCCTCAAgtccccagagccacccagcagctccagccctgcctggggcacTGTCCCATGGTCTTGGGCATGGCTTGCTGGAGGACTTTGCTCAGGGCTTCCAGTGAGGAATAATTACAGGTTCAGGTTCACTGGTGGCTCCATGGTTTGGACTCCCATGCCCTGCCTACCTCCATGCCAGGGGGAGAGTGGTTAAACTAACAGGGATGTGGTGCttggctctgggagcagggtCCAGGTGGCACTTCCTTTACTGGGACAAGTCCTCCAGgcttgaattttaaaacaaacatttaacCCCATTATGCATTTTCTGTGTGGGAAGAAAGTACCTGTAACCTCACTCAGGCTCTTCTGGGCTTGGCTTTACATAGTATTCAGTCATGGGATGCCTggagctccctccctcctgttTCCCAAGCCTGCTGATAAAGAATGGGGATCCCTGGGGGCTACTTTCTCCTTGGCTGTGATAAACACTATCCCAAGCCCTTGAAAACACTCCATGCTTTTGCATGGTTTAAACTAcaataatacatttaaaaaaatgaaacattaatcCTGCCAGAGCTTTTTAACAATCTGCTTTAGGCATTCCTGCATTGGGAAAACACTTTTGCATTGTGCTGTTCCTTTCTGGAACACCCTTGGAAActtgctgggagcagccagtgctgccaatcccagcagctgccaatGGCTGGAAAATCCTGCTGGAAAACCTGGCACGGGCCAGATGGGAGGAGAAGATGTGCAGGGCAGGCTGTCCGCTGTCCATCTGACTCTGGCACGCTGCTCAGTACAGGCTTCAGACTGGAAGGGGGTGGATTTAGGTAAGAGATAAGAAATTCTTTCCctgggggtggtgaggccctggcacaggctgcccagctgtggctgcctcattcctggcagtgttcaagaCCTGCTtgggtggggctctgagcagcctggtccagtggaaggaGATTGGAAGGAGGTATCTCTaagggcccttccaacccaaactgctctgtaattccatgatttCTCCTTCATGCTGTGCAGGGTGCCAGCAGCCCTCTGCGGTGGGAAGTGGGCCAGCTCCATCTCTGCTTGCCAGAGTCTGCTCAGCTTTCCCTTCTGACTGCTGGGCTGTGCTAAGGAAAACACCAGATTCCATCCTCAGGGAGCTGAGAACAGAAGGGTAAATCCCTGTTCCTATAGCGCTGCAAGTAGTAGTTTGAGCATCTCAGACAGAATCAGTCCCTGTGCCCCAGTTTCCCCATCTGTAAGAGAATGCTTATCTTCTTATATTTCCCTGGGGGGATTAAAATCCACCCCAAccccacacacaaacacagacttGAAATAACAGACTCAGATAATAAAAAGTACTGTGTTAGGACAATGATTGGAAGAGCTCCACCGCATCAGAGCTCGCCTTGCTTTCCCCTCGCTCCCaaagccagcagccagcccagccatCACTGCATCCTCTCTGAGGGGAACAAGAGTCCTGTGGGTCAGCCCAAAGGGTGGCCCACGCTGCTGTTAGCTGGGATCCTGCTCCGGCTCAGCGCCTGGGGCTCAGAGGAAACTGttcttcttcaggctgaggGTCTCCACCTCCTTCATGAAGCgcaggcacagctcctcctgccagggcAAGGCCACGCACTGCACGGCCACGGGCATCCCCACACCGCCGCGGAAAGCCTGCGgcacagagagagggagagcGCTTGGGGATGTCcaggggaagggatgggggGAGCTCGTGACCCTGGAGAACCTGGCACCACTCACCTTCACCAGGGTCCGGTCCCACCAGTCCTGATAGTATCCCTTGTagtccttcagctgctcctcgtCCTCATCCGTCACCAGCGTGACAGGGACAACGCCAGCAGGGAAGTCCAAGGCGTTGTAGAGCATGGTGTAGCTGATTGCCactgggggagagggggagctTGCAGTGCCAGCCTGCACAGGGAAAGCCTTCacccctctgtgtgtgtgagattCCAGCTAACGGGGCACTGGAACTGGGAACTCGGGGGATGGAAATCCCTTTGGCTCCCACTGCACCAGGGGGACTGTTCCAGGTacagcccctgggctgggctgcagctgtccccagagctgagctcttcctgctgctggccagcaCCCTGGGGatgtgaggggaggaggaagctgCTCATGGATACAGGCACAGTGCCATGGCAAAGGTCCCCTGTCAGTGCCCTACCTGAGAGCTTCCCAGGGTAGCCGATGCCGAGAGCCGGGCCCAGCATGGGACAAAGCATGACGTCCAGATTCAGCTTTTTCCACTGGGCAATGAACTGGTGGCAAAAGTCCTGAGGAGGAAATGTGCTGGTGGTCAGTGGGGTGGTTGTACTGTCCCACAGCTCTCCTTGGGCATCCGGCTGGGCTCTTGGCTCTTCTCTGGGAGCAGCCAACAGGCTACTTCAGTCCTGATCCTGCTAAAATCCAGCAATGCTTTGCTGCCTGGACAGTATTCATCCCAAAAAAGCACTCTCTCCCTGGTAAACTGGAGGTGGGCTAACACTGAGTGCACAGGCACATGGTGACTTGGGACATGGGCTTTTGTTTTTGGAAAACCAGAAGGGAAATAAAGGCAAGTCTGataatgtacatttttatatGCAGGTGTCAAAAATTCAGGTCTGGTCTGGCATCATGAACTTGCCTATGTGCTGTCCTCATCTTTAAATGTGCTGAGAACTTGCACATCCAAGTGAGATCTGTTGAGCAATGATGTGTTACCATCTTCCATCACCAAAGACTTGATCATACTTAACCTTGGTGAGTGCTGAATCTGCCTCTTCCCAAagacaaatcaaacaaaaactaTTTAACCCCAAACAGGAATACTTTACCTGGATTTCATGATGAAGACCCCAGACTTCATCTACTGTGCtgtaaaaggaaacaaacccaATGAAAGGCATCCTTCCCTGTGCATACACCTTCTTTCTGCCTTATGGGGTCCCTACTACTTGTCATGATGGATGCATTAACCAGTGCTGAAGCCAACACCATATGTCATCCCCACAGCTACATTCTCTTCCTAAGCAAAAGGCTATGACCCTGTTCTCATTCCCACCCTCAATTTCCAAACAGTTTTCCAAACCCAGCAGGGTTATGGTGTTGACAAAAATTGCTCTGTTTGCTCCCACCCTTGCGTTTTCAGCCTTGCAGTCTCTCAAATacatgcagctgcagcagtatCAATAATGTAGCAAACACTGCTGCAAAACAAATCTTCACAAATTTGTTCAGGCTCAGATTTACTCACTTTTCTTTCATACTTCTCATGATACCTGAAAATCGAGGCACCTGAGcaggagaaagtgaaaaaaaaaaattatatgaatcccagctctgtcctcttGAGATGGCTCAGTCACAAATAGAAGCTGTTTCCTTGGTGTTCAGGCTGGACTTGGGGATTTTCCCCAaagtggggagaggaggagcagaaacaGCATCACTCCAGTTTGGAGATGTGTCTGACCACAGCCAGGTAACAATGTCTAGAGACTTCTCTATGAAAAAGCCTTACTGCTGTGGGAGATAAGTTACTCACATACAGCTTAACTCTGTCTACACTAGAGAGAAATGGACCTTACAAAAGGTTTGGAAATCCAGGAGAGGAGAGTTTTCAGCCAGTGTGGTGCCTTTGCCAGCCAGAAGAATATCCCCGTGCCGCCTTTCTCCAGCTCCCCTTCGCTGAAAGGGAGAGGGGGTTTAGCTGAGCAGTGGTAGGAAGCAATCACAGCAGATCAGCTTTTCCCAGGCCAACCCCTCTGTATCTAAGTGACAAAAAGAGGTTTGCTCCATTCTGCTGGGCAACACTTGACTCTCACAGCATTTACAGGATACCACCTCCTTCCAAGGCTGGTAACAATCCCAAAGGGAATCAAGGTGCAGATGAATCACTTAACCTTAAGCCCCAGCCAGTGCCTACCAGCCACTAGATCTGCTACCTGTATCCCAAGTCCAGCCAGACCCTAGGGaggatttatatatatataaatatataatataatattaacaTTAACATCAACactaatattaatattaacatcAACactaatattaatattaatgtaaatgtaaatgtaaatataaatgtaaatataaatgtaaatgtaaatgtaaatataaatgtaaatataaatgtaaatgtaaatataaatgtaaatataaatgtaaatataaatataaatatgttttccaATCCCACCAAGCCATTCCAGGCCATACTCACAATTTCCTGACAAAGGAGCTGCCTCCATCTGCGAACATTCCCCTGACGCAGTAGTTAAAGATCACATAGTCCACATTTGTGAGTTCAAAGGGCACCAGCTGGAGGGACAACAGAGGAGGGAATCAGTGGCACAGCACTGTTTGGGACAAGCCATTGAGGGCTTGAAATGGGCCCAGCTGGGCTGAGGATTTCCTGACAAGCCCACAGGAAAACCTCCATCCTTCCCTGAAAACCGTGTTTACCCTTTGAGCaacagctgctgaggaaaaagaCACGGGATGGGCTCATCCCCCTGTCCGAGCAGCCCCAAGGCCCCTACCGTGTGGCCAGCCTCCTCCAAGAGCTGCTTGGTCTCACGGACGGCGCGTCTCATGGCCGGGCTGGGCATGGTGAAGAAATCGGTCTCGTAGTAGCCTATGCGGAGGGGTTTGGTGCTGGAATacacctgcagggagagggagaggctgGCTGGAAGGGGGCCAGTGGAGCCAGCAGCACGGCcgtgctggaaagcagcacttggCTCTGCCCAGGTGCCCGCCCATGGGTCAGGGGttttcaggctgcagctctccccgGAGATGTGTGGCCCTTGGAGGTGCTGTACCTCTTCATTGAAGGGGAGGGGTGGCACTGTGctgtccaggctgaacatgTCCTCGCTCAGGAGCGCCCGCAGGCACAGCGCCAGGCTCTCCACGTCTTTTGCCAGTGgtcccactgctgcagccactggaaGAGACCACAAGAGAGCATTCATGGCTGAGGGGCTTTCAAGGGCATGTTCTGCAAAACCAACACCATTTGGCATTGTTTTGTCTTAATCTAGTGTTGGCAACAGTTCCTCTTTAAGAATTGGGCAGGGGATACCCACAAGTGTCTTCCCACCCCCAGGTCCATCATTACAGACTCAGAGTTGATATCCATTAATCTGCACCCTGACATCTCCAtttaatgacttaaaaaaaaacaaactcaaaaatCTTTGTTTATTACATGAGGGTAACATCGGACACTCCCTTTGACTGCTAATCCCACCATCATGAAGCAGTGACAGACAGGCCACACCCTGTGGGTAACAGGTTGTATTGTGGTTTATGCTACACAAACAGCTCCTCTCAGCtcatgtgaaaaaaagaatcacagTATGGGGGCAGCTCTCTGAAAAAATCCCTGAAAGGGAATCTGCTTCTCTCTAAAGGTGATGGAGAAAGTTCCCCATAACCAGCTGAGGGTCCTTctcacccctgccctgctgctgggggacagACATTAACTCCTACCTGCCTTCTGCCCAACGACTCCAGCCATCACTCCTCTTTTGCTGTAAAGAAAAGAGACACACAAAATACAGCAGCTGAGTAGTTTTCATTGAAGGGAAAACCTTTGAGCAGTAATAAGTATTAATTGAAACTGCAGATGTGAAGGCTGGCTGAAGGAAGGGCCCAGAGAAAGCTCAAGAGACACAGTCTAAGTGATTTAGGCCATGTCAGCCTGGAAGAACCATCCCTCAGCATGCAGATGAAGAGGTTTCCCCACCTCCATCCTGGGGGAACCAATGCTGCCCTCCATCAGGCCTCAGATACTGCCCAGGCAGGAGGGACAAACGagctcttcccagctcctcccaagTTTCCCTTGCCCACAGGAGTAGGAGCATCCCAGCACAGTGGTTGGTCGAGTGGCTGCATTTCTCACAGTACCTGAGTCTGTTCCCTGTGGGTTTGATTGCACAGATCCcacagaaggcagcaggaaaacgTAGGCTCCCTCCTACATCTGTCCCAATGCCCAAGATGGACCCACCACCTCCTAGAAGTGCTCCTTCTCCACCAGAGGAGCCTCCGGGGGTTCTGGTGTACAGCAGAGGGTTGCAGGTCTGACCAAAGATTAAGTTCTTGCAGTCATAgctgaagagagagagagagagagagatactGCAAATGAGGAATTCAGGTATCTGCTGCTGTGGAGCCCAGTTACTACTGAAAGACCTTGAGAAGGCAATCAGGTAATTGTTTTTCAACAGGCTCTGTTGTCAGTGTTGTTGCACTGACATCATTTACTGCAGTCGTGAAGACCTTGAGCCTTTTTCTGGAGGTCCCAGCACCTGAATTCACTGACATCTTATTTCACTGACACTAGACTTATCCCAGAGACAACCTCTGGCAGCACACCAACCCTCCTGGAAGGTCTTGCTGTTCAGGTAGCCGAGTGCCAAGGCCACCCAAAGCTGAGCCCCTGCTTGAGCACAGGCCAAATGCCAACTGCAGAGATATCTGACACTGGACTTCCCCAGAAAGTGGCGCAAAATCTGATAATCCCTGAGGCAACCTCTTTGTGTGGCTTTTCTGAACCGTAGTCAGTCACTGCCACATCATCTTAAGGAAGGCATTTCATAGGGCTTGGGCAATGGTCACCCACAGAGGAGTTTTGCCAGAGCTCACTTCTcaggacatgggg carries:
- the LOC107208370 gene encoding fatty-acid amide hydrolase 1, whose protein sequence is MRVPLPALLGGSALLLLLLRWRRRRALWRKVAEAQERQERSLVRMEAAAQRFREQHPSVNTVSILSLPLPELSRKLRDGSLPPDHVFYAYVGKALQIATETNCITEFLQESETQLRRAKLMEKQGLLYGVPVSIKDSIDCQGHDSTLGFIKNLNKPAAEDSVVVQVLKRQGAIPFVKTNVPQSLISYDCKNLIFGQTCNPLLYTRTPGGSSGGEGALLGGGGSILGIGTDVGGSLRFPAAFCGICAIKPTGNRLSKRGVMAGVVGQKAVAAAVGPLAKDVESLALCLRALLSEDMFSLDSTVPPLPFNEEVYSSTKPLRIGYYETDFFTMPSPAMRRAVRETKQLLEEAGHTLVPFELTNVDYVIFNYCVRGMFADGGSSFVRKFEGELEKGGTGIFFWLAKAPHWLKTLLSWISKPFVPRFSGIMRSMKENTVDEVWGLHHEIQDFCHQFIAQWKKLNLDVMLCPMLGPALGIGYPGKLSVAISYTMLYNALDFPAGVVPVTLVTDEDEEQLKDYKGYYQDWWDRTLVKAFRGGVGMPVAVQCVALPWQEELCLRFMKEVETLSLKKNSFL